In the Sediminibacter sp. Hel_I_10 genome, one interval contains:
- a CDS encoding RNA-binding domain-containing protein → MTETNRIEYKRELSDGLEKEVIAFLNYREGGIIYIGIDKEGNTYGLADADGDQLKIKDRLKNNIRPSALGLFDIVSEEREGKNIVKIIVASGPEKPYYLKKYGMSEKGCFIRLGSAAEPMRQKMIDELFAKRTRNSISKIKASRQDLSFSQLKIYYEESGHKLGKAFAKNLELLTEDGAFNYAGYLLADKNNTSIKVAKYSGKTRTDLIESNEYGHECLVKATKQVIDKIAVENRTNTKITAKERQQANLWNPIALREAIINAFVHNDYTNEITPKFEIFSDRIEITSSGGLPEGLSEQEFFEGFSVPRNKELMRILKDLELVEQLGSGIPRILEHYGKESFKFSDNFLRMTFTAKKTAVEEGGQIGGVMGGQKGGVIGGAIGGVIDSSEALTKRQKEVLKLIAANTSITYNEIAEALSINESAVGKHITAIKNKGFLVRQGETRGYWEINLDEN, encoded by the coding sequence ATGACCGAAACAAACCGCATAGAATACAAACGAGAACTGTCCGATGGACTTGAGAAAGAGGTCATTGCTTTTTTGAACTATCGCGAAGGTGGCATTATCTATATCGGTATTGATAAGGAAGGGAACACTTACGGTTTGGCTGATGCGGATGGCGACCAGTTAAAAATTAAGGACAGGTTAAAGAACAATATCCGTCCTTCAGCTTTGGGTTTGTTTGATATTGTGAGCGAGGAACGAGAGGGCAAGAACATCGTAAAAATCATTGTGGCGAGTGGTCCCGAAAAGCCCTATTATCTCAAAAAGTATGGGATGAGCGAAAAGGGTTGTTTCATTCGCTTGGGTTCAGCAGCTGAGCCGATGCGACAAAAAATGATAGACGAGCTTTTTGCCAAACGTACCCGAAATTCCATCAGTAAGATTAAAGCAAGTCGGCAAGATTTAAGTTTTAGTCAGTTGAAAATCTACTACGAAGAATCAGGACACAAACTTGGTAAAGCTTTTGCAAAGAACTTGGAACTACTTACCGAAGATGGCGCATTCAATTATGCCGGCTATCTTTTGGCAGATAAGAATAACACTTCTATTAAAGTGGCCAAGTATTCGGGCAAAACCCGAACGGACTTGATAGAAAGCAACGAGTATGGTCACGAATGTTTGGTCAAGGCCACCAAGCAAGTGATAGATAAAATTGCTGTCGAGAACCGAACCAACACTAAAATAACGGCTAAGGAAAGACAACAAGCCAACCTTTGGAATCCCATCGCCTTACGCGAGGCCATCATCAATGCCTTTGTGCATAATGACTACACAAACGAAATAACCCCAAAGTTTGAAATCTTTAGTGATAGAATTGAAATCACTTCGTCTGGTGGTCTTCCAGAAGGATTAAGCGAACAGGAATTTTTTGAGGGCTTTTCAGTCCCACGCAACAAGGAACTGATGCGAATTTTAAAGGATTTGGAACTTGTGGAACAATTGGGTTCTGGCATCCCTCGTATTTTGGAACACTATGGGAAAGAGAGTTTTAAATTTTCAGATAACTTCCTTAGAATGACTTTTACAGCTAAAAAAACTGCTGTTGAAGAAGGTGGTCAAATAGGTGGTGTAATGGGTGGTCAAAAAGGTGGTGTAATAGGTGGTGCAATAGGTGGTGTAATTGATTCTTCTGAAGCTTTAACTAAAAGACAAAAAGAAGTTCTTAAACTTATTGCTGCTAATACTTCAATAACCTATAATGAAATAGCTGAAGCTTTAAGTATTAATGAATCTGCTGTTGGCAAGCATATAACAGCTATAAAGAATAAAGGTTTTTTAGTGCGTCAAGGCGAAACAAGAGGCTATTGGGAAATCAATCTCGATGAAAACTAA
- a CDS encoding ATP-dependent endonuclease, giving the protein MYLSKLVIKNFRGIKEMALNFNRSINILIGENGSNKSAVIDAIRLLYNMGEPIRDISVGFADFHESIEKDAEDNLNVTRADKITIIFQFKGLSAAQRGALYEYMVIDPEDDTNEYAQVVLTYEDKGGKYPISSYYTGNVEGQKADYSTFAIFQHYYLSGLRDSTRDLLTNRGNVLGRVIKRRVEKNETEDVIEGIMRTANDELLAQAEVSETRDGVNENLAGIYQRFRDNQIGLQIEQSKTEYIVNAIKPFLPHDRDSLAGDGFSLWQNSLGQNNLIYIATVLGDIKDQIKDNKVPHFALLIEEPEAHLHPQLQLSLYSFLRDSSKSKNSQLFITTHSPTLTSKVPLKNLILLDGQAFQLSKQFKNRVSEKIIEDTVKDKELTQANFRFRRRQLERYIDVTKSQLLFAKAVLFVEGISEELLISAFTAIKKYRLEDYRIELVNIGGTSFYPFIHLFNSSQPHKSIDKPVSILTDDDKFSGSKKKEYSFKKLLVTDYEKLDELDNLIQAADVSSRIPNITSAINGKDTVKIFSAEKTLEYELALANIPNTKEGIENNFLFKYINKIRPKKAKAILDYVDAVIEEELTEEQQRKAAILLWKSFPTKGEFSQNFSLYILKNLKRARKEFVIPKYIRKSLKHLKG; this is encoded by the coding sequence ATGTATTTATCCAAACTTGTCATCAAAAATTTTAGGGGAATCAAAGAAATGGCGCTTAATTTTAACCGTAGTATAAATATACTAATCGGGGAAAATGGAAGTAACAAATCGGCAGTTATCGATGCTATTAGGTTACTCTACAATATGGGTGAACCCATTAGGGATATTTCAGTAGGATTTGCTGATTTCCACGAAAGTATAGAAAAAGATGCTGAGGATAACTTGAATGTCACGAGAGCAGATAAGATTACCATAATTTTCCAGTTTAAAGGGCTATCAGCCGCACAAAGAGGTGCATTGTATGAGTATATGGTAATTGACCCTGAAGATGACACAAATGAATATGCACAAGTTGTTCTAACTTACGAGGATAAAGGTGGAAAATACCCTATTTCATCTTACTATACTGGGAATGTTGAGGGTCAGAAAGCAGATTATAGTACATTCGCAATTTTTCAGCATTACTATCTAAGTGGACTCAGAGACAGCACGCGTGACTTATTGACAAATCGAGGTAATGTCTTGGGTCGTGTTATCAAAAGGCGAGTTGAAAAAAACGAGACTGAAGATGTCATTGAAGGTATTATGCGTACTGCAAATGATGAACTTTTAGCACAAGCAGAAGTTTCGGAAACCCGTGATGGGGTAAACGAAAATCTCGCTGGTATTTATCAACGCTTTAGAGATAACCAAATTGGACTTCAAATAGAGCAATCAAAAACCGAATATATTGTAAACGCTATAAAACCATTCTTACCTCACGATAGAGATAGTTTGGCAGGTGATGGTTTTTCGCTTTGGCAGAATAGTTTAGGGCAAAATAATCTTATATATATCGCAACAGTTCTTGGTGATATTAAAGACCAAATCAAAGATAATAAGGTTCCTCATTTCGCCCTGCTTATTGAAGAACCCGAAGCACACCTACATCCGCAACTTCAGCTAAGTCTTTATAGTTTTTTGAGAGATTCCAGCAAATCTAAAAACAGCCAATTATTCATTACAACACATTCCCCCACTTTAACTTCCAAAGTGCCCTTAAAGAACTTAATATTATTGGATGGTCAAGCCTTTCAATTGAGCAAGCAGTTTAAAAATAGGGTTTCAGAAAAGATTATAGAAGACACCGTTAAGGATAAGGAATTGACCCAAGCAAATTTCAGATTCAGACGAAGACAGTTGGAAAGGTATATAGATGTGACAAAATCTCAACTACTGTTTGCCAAAGCAGTACTATTTGTTGAAGGTATTTCCGAAGAACTTTTAATATCAGCTTTTACAGCCATAAAGAAATATCGTTTGGAAGATTACAGAATAGAACTGGTCAATATTGGTGGCACAAGTTTTTATCCGTTTATTCACTTGTTCAATTCGAGCCAGCCACATAAATCCATTGACAAACCAGTTTCAATTCTAACGGATGATGACAAATTTTCTGGCTCGAAGAAAAAAGAATACTCTTTTAAGAAACTTCTTGTCACAGATTATGAAAAGCTGGATGAACTGGATAATTTAATTCAGGCAGCAGACGTATCATCGAGAATTCCAAATATTACTTCCGCGATTAATGGTAAAGACACCGTAAAAATCTTTTCTGCTGAAAAAACTCTTGAATATGAATTGGCACTTGCAAATATCCCAAATACAAAAGAGGGTATTGAAAATAACTTTCTATTTAAGTACATCAACAAAATAAGACCTAAGAAAGCGAAAGCCATTCTTGACTATGTGGATGCCGTGATTGAAGAAGAACTTACCGAAGAACAACAGAGAAAAGCAGCTATATTATTGTGGAAGTCGTTTCCAACTAAAGGCGAATTTTCTCAAAACTTCTCTCTATATATTCTCAAGAACCTAAAGCGTGCCAGAAAAGAATTTGTAATTCCAAAATACATTCGAAAAAGTCTAAAGCATTTAAAGGGGTAG
- a CDS encoding ATP-dependent helicase produces the protein MELDITDELKAYFDARGRVVLNACPGGGKTTAIAQKIINLEDEYKKIYGNHSGIACLSFTNVAKDEINSTCNKLCSKNLQYPHLVSTIDSFINTYITLPFYYLLERNFARPQILDKKERLDSFWKINDAKTGKNTGALKRPMNTFKTKQNKILFFQYAPSKIRLEPDGTYSVNGGNPSTEKVDLDVFIKYCKYIKNWQFKNGLITTNDSAFIALTLLRKNPKISKWLSKRFPHIIIDEAQDNSLMQHQIFEELNNQGLINLEFIGDPYQSLFEFRDANPQLFLDKYNSEDYVGLDLSNNRRSPQHIIDCFSLLRPEDQRTISSACKTNLNEPILIYKYKTGDRGEIINHFEEYCTDKEYKKLKVVVRGNNIRNKMLGRDTQQQPWHNSLAYELIAAKIEYDDKNLKEAINIARNIVIRLENRGLSFADFGHLRAELKTDYLYNARIIKFVEGLPELSLTVEDWSNLCPSYIQKALNLDYEIDFGIKKTSKYFAKTTRNEPVSAHFNRVDIEKTSSLTTVHKVKGKTLDAILIFFDEKNHASNINFRDLEPDADGFIKEKKRIIYVAMSRPKHLLAMAFPDKITDEQLIKRFGEEISIINLE, from the coding sequence ATGGAATTGGACATTACAGACGAATTAAAAGCCTATTTTGATGCCAGAGGTAGAGTTGTTTTAAACGCCTGTCCTGGTGGTGGAAAAACTACTGCGATTGCTCAAAAAATTATCAATCTTGAGGATGAGTATAAAAAGATCTATGGCAATCACTCAGGAATTGCTTGTTTGTCATTCACTAACGTTGCTAAAGATGAAATTAACTCGACATGTAACAAACTTTGCAGTAAGAATTTGCAATACCCCCATCTTGTAAGTACCATTGATAGCTTCATCAATACATACATAACATTACCATTTTATTACCTTTTAGAAAGAAATTTTGCTCGTCCTCAAATTTTGGACAAAAAAGAGCGTTTGGATTCATTTTGGAAAATCAATGATGCTAAAACCGGAAAGAATACTGGTGCACTTAAGCGACCAATGAATACTTTTAAAACTAAGCAAAACAAAATATTATTCTTCCAATATGCACCATCAAAAATTAGGTTAGAGCCAGATGGCACTTATTCCGTAAATGGTGGCAACCCATCGACTGAAAAGGTTGATTTAGATGTTTTTATTAAATATTGTAAATACATAAAAAACTGGCAGTTTAAAAATGGTCTCATTACAACAAATGATTCTGCATTTATTGCATTAACTCTTCTTAGAAAAAATCCAAAAATTAGCAAATGGTTGTCTAAGAGGTTTCCACATATTATAATTGATGAGGCACAGGACAACTCATTAATGCAGCACCAAATTTTTGAAGAATTAAATAATCAAGGCTTAATTAATCTCGAATTTATTGGCGACCCTTATCAAAGCCTTTTTGAATTTAGGGATGCCAATCCGCAACTATTTTTGGACAAATATAATAGCGAAGATTATGTTGGTTTAGATTTATCAAACAACAGAAGGTCGCCACAACATATTATAGACTGTTTTTCCTTATTAAGACCCGAAGATCAACGAACTATTTCAAGTGCCTGCAAAACCAACTTGAACGAGCCTATTCTTATCTATAAATATAAAACTGGCGACAGAGGCGAAATCATAAATCATTTCGAAGAATACTGTACCGATAAAGAATATAAAAAGCTTAAAGTGGTAGTTCGGGGGAATAATATTAGAAACAAAATGTTGGGTAGAGATACACAACAACAACCTTGGCACAATTCCTTAGCATACGAACTTATTGCTGCCAAAATAGAATATGATGATAAAAATTTAAAAGAAGCCATCAACATAGCCAGAAATATTGTAATTCGTTTGGAAAATAGGGGATTGTCTTTTGCTGATTTTGGTCATTTGCGAGCTGAATTAAAAACTGATTATCTCTATAATGCCCGCATTATAAAGTTTGTTGAAGGATTGCCTGAACTCTCACTTACGGTAGAGGACTGGTCAAATTTATGCCCATCTTACATTCAGAAAGCTCTAAATCTTGATTATGAAATAGATTTTGGAATTAAAAAAACTTCTAAATATTTTGCTAAGACCACGAGAAACGAGCCTGTATCGGCTCATTTCAACCGCGTAGACATTGAAAAAACAAGCTCGCTGACCACAGTTCATAAAGTCAAGGGAAAAACATTGGATGCTATCCTAATATTTTTTGATGAAAAAAACCACGCAAGCAATATTAATTTTAGAGATTTAGAGCCTGATGCTGATGGATTCATAAAAGAAAAGAAACGTATAATTTACGTGGCGATGTCAAGGCCTAAGCACCTTTTGGCTATGGCGTTTCCTGACAAAATTACTGATGAGCAGTTAATTAAAAGGTTCGGGGAAGAAATTTCAATCATTAATCTTGAATGA
- a CDS encoding type IV secretory system conjugative DNA transfer family protein, protein MQIYNVITILLIIGLTSIIFYAMFRVSKYAFLLNIIMLSVFVFYITEGNELVSILLYLACPLMLINIGLYVFLHKTENVQNGDTKYQVNFATTKGNFKLDNIKRGASIIGSAGSGKTESVVYGFLKHFRKESFCGIIHDYKDFELTEMAYPLFRDSDIPFKVISFDKIIHRVNPIAPRYLENEESVNEVSRVLIENLLEQRESGTTGTTKFFNDAAEGLIGGLIWKLKCDYPKYCTLPHLIAIYQMLDTDSLIQFLETNTTSRAMADAFISGKDSDRQTAGVKSTLANALKRISTQRIFMALSADEVPLNINSEENPAIISVVNNPKYETSYSPVIATIIHTITKQMSVRNSKPSFLLMEEAPTIRLLNMHRIPATLRSYDIATIYVMQDKIQNDMMYGDKASKAILSNLSYQFFGKVNDPDTAKYYERFFEIIKDPTKSISRGHNLDFDTRITTGEKEIPKIRADVFFRLKQGEFITYADGKDKKVQFKLARIQRQLPNDTKQFSQADLAANFERVYDEAKSIFS, encoded by the coding sequence ATGCAGATATATAATGTCATAACGATACTTTTAATTATTGGTCTAACCAGTATTATTTTCTATGCAATGTTTCGGGTAAGTAAGTATGCGTTCCTATTGAATATCATAATGCTTTCGGTCTTCGTTTTCTATATTACTGAAGGAAATGAATTAGTATCAATATTGCTTTATCTGGCGTGTCCTCTAATGCTAATTAATATAGGATTGTACGTTTTTCTGCATAAAACTGAAAATGTACAAAATGGCGATACAAAGTATCAAGTCAATTTCGCTACAACCAAAGGAAATTTTAAATTGGATAACATCAAAAGGGGTGCATCCATCATTGGTTCTGCTGGAAGCGGGAAGACCGAAAGTGTGGTGTATGGATTTTTAAAACACTTCCGGAAAGAGAGCTTTTGCGGAATCATTCACGACTATAAAGATTTTGAGCTGACCGAAATGGCTTATCCTCTTTTTAGGGATAGCGATATTCCATTTAAGGTTATTTCCTTCGATAAAATCATCCACAGGGTAAATCCTATCGCACCACGCTATTTAGAGAACGAGGAAAGCGTAAACGAAGTCTCACGTGTATTAATCGAAAACCTTTTAGAACAAAGAGAAAGTGGCACAACAGGAACAACAAAATTCTTTAACGATGCAGCCGAAGGTTTGATAGGTGGATTGATCTGGAAACTGAAATGCGATTATCCCAAATACTGTACGTTACCACATTTAATAGCCATATATCAAATGCTCGATACCGATAGCCTAATCCAGTTTTTGGAAACCAACACCACATCGAGAGCGATGGCAGATGCTTTTATTAGTGGGAAGGATTCAGATAGACAGACAGCTGGTGTGAAAAGTACCTTGGCAAATGCGCTCAAACGAATTAGTACACAACGCATTTTTATGGCACTATCCGCAGACGAAGTGCCTTTGAACATCAATAGCGAGGAAAATCCTGCAATAATTTCCGTGGTAAACAATCCAAAATATGAGACATCCTATTCGCCTGTAATCGCCACTATCATTCACACCATTACCAAACAAATGAGCGTGCGAAATTCTAAACCGTCTTTTTTATTGATGGAAGAGGCGCCTACCATTAGACTGCTGAATATGCACCGTATTCCAGCAACATTACGTAGTTATGATATTGCCACCATTTATGTGATGCAAGATAAAATACAGAACGATATGATGTATGGCGATAAGGCGAGCAAAGCGATTTTAAGCAATCTATCCTATCAGTTTTTCGGAAAAGTCAATGACCCAGATACTGCAAAATACTATGAGCGCTTTTTTGAAATAATCAAAGACCCGACTAAAAGTATAAGTCGTGGCCATAATCTTGATTTTGATACACGAATCACAACAGGCGAAAAGGAAATCCCCAAGATTAGAGCAGATGTTTTCTTCCGGTTGAAGCAGGGCGAGTTTATCACTTATGCTGATGGAAAAGATAAGAAAGTCCAGTTTAAATTAGCCAGAATTCAAAGGCAACTTCCTAATGACACCAAGCAGTTTTCTCAGGCGGATTTAGCGGCTAATTTTGAGCGGGTTTATGATGAGGCGAAGTCGATATTTAGTTGA
- the mobB gene encoding MobB family relaxase, with protein sequence MYITITPQKMGGNFSKSSADFVGYLEKENQGLEQHEMEHFFNQYGDEISAEEVVKEIDGNTAKLEKHEPRFYSITVSPSNFELRKLQNSSEDLKRYTRELMKDYVASFNREIKGRPVSIDDIKYYAKVEHQRTFKGTDFQVKENQPFATKILQLKTEIRNIQEGRAEGNIKKMKKEIAKLERQAPHQQNGKRIVQGMAKDGNQSHIHIIVSRKDASNRFSLSPGSKYKASDVKLNGETVKRGFDRDKFFEKAEKTFDKTFGYKRNFAETYKARKDFVKSPNLYFAALMKLPANEKALAFKMITKSGLPIVPSIPVSQTQIALRIFKRLRRGAEVAIKSSSIGI encoded by the coding sequence ATGTACATCACAATCACACCTCAAAAAATGGGCGGTAACTTTTCCAAAAGTTCAGCAGATTTTGTTGGCTATTTAGAGAAGGAAAACCAAGGATTGGAACAACACGAAATGGAACATTTTTTCAATCAATATGGCGATGAGATTTCCGCTGAAGAAGTAGTCAAAGAAATAGATGGAAATACCGCAAAATTGGAAAAACACGAACCAAGGTTCTATTCAATTACCGTGAGTCCTTCAAATTTTGAATTGCGAAAACTTCAGAACAGTAGCGAAGATTTAAAAAGATATACTCGCGAGCTGATGAAGGATTATGTGGCTTCATTCAACAGGGAAATCAAAGGGCGACCTGTCAGTATCGACGACATAAAATATTATGCTAAAGTTGAACACCAACGCACATTTAAGGGGACGGATTTTCAGGTAAAAGAGAACCAACCTTTTGCCACAAAAATACTTCAGCTAAAAACTGAAATCCGAAATATTCAAGAAGGGCGAGCTGAAGGAAATATCAAAAAGATGAAAAAAGAAATTGCCAAACTGGAACGCCAAGCACCACATCAACAAAATGGAAAACGGATTGTCCAGGGAATGGCGAAAGATGGAAACCAAAGTCACATCCATATCATTGTGAGCCGAAAGGATGCGTCAAACAGATTTAGTTTGTCACCTGGAAGCAAATACAAAGCTTCCGATGTGAAGTTGAATGGGGAAACCGTAAAACGTGGTTTTGACAGAGATAAGTTTTTTGAGAAAGCTGAAAAGACGTTTGATAAGACTTTTGGGTACAAACGCAACTTTGCAGAGACCTACAAAGCACGAAAGGATTTTGTAAAAAGCCCAAATCTATATTTCGCCGCCTTGATGAAATTACCAGCGAACGAAAAAGCATTAGCGTTTAAAATGATTACCAAATCAGGATTACCGATAGTGCCAAGTATTCCAGTTAGTCAAACACAAATCGCACTTCGGATTTTCAAACGATTAAGACGTGGTGCAGAGGTGGCAATTAAATCAAGTTCCATCGGAATCTAA
- a CDS encoding BfmA/BtgA family mobilization protein, which yields MDSFITIRFKRKTAKRFQEFSKKHFKTHTEAMENILDFFLYNEISPKEKLGPTGRTIEAKLLKRINAVIAIMRDVEKTQTKPTVAMLQSLFVMDEPKKKPLILEKKYAEEKKEVRFREKRNTNNEL from the coding sequence ATGGACTCATTCATCACTATCAGGTTCAAACGGAAAACCGCCAAAAGGTTTCAGGAATTTTCCAAGAAGCACTTCAAAACGCACACGGAAGCGATGGAAAACATCCTTGATTTTTTCCTCTACAACGAGATATCACCAAAGGAAAAATTGGGACCAACTGGACGTACCATAGAAGCTAAGTTACTCAAAAGAATCAATGCAGTTATCGCCATAATGCGAGATGTGGAAAAGACACAAACCAAACCTACAGTCGCAATGTTGCAATCCCTTTTTGTAATGGACGAACCTAAAAAGAAACCGCTCATTTTGGAAAAAAAATATGCTGAGGAAAAGAAAGAAGTACGCTTTCGCGAAAAGCGAAACACCAACAATGAACTTTAA
- a CDS encoding DUF6876 family protein → MKAQVNEIKERLQYFTGTEMFYSLPLIRTRFTDGLKYLSTVAECFWLITDTSVIAKSLMNRSEFVTIDFKRLPKEKQDYSGYEAEIIYSDGNDNILEKHRYRATDFPLDELRLFFVNDTLMLPSEY, encoded by the coding sequence ATGAAAGCACAAGTTAACGAAATAAAAGAGCGATTGCAATATTTTACGGGAACAGAAATGTTCTATTCTTTACCGCTCATACGAACAAGATTTACGGACGGATTAAAATATCTTTCTACGGTAGCGGAATGTTTTTGGCTCATTACGGACACGTCCGTAATTGCAAAAAGTCTGATGAACCGAAGCGAATTTGTAACCATAGACTTCAAAAGATTGCCCAAAGAAAAACAGGATTATTCTGGTTATGAAGCCGAGATAATTTACAGCGATGGCAACGACAATATTTTGGAAAAACACCGTTACAGGGCAACCGATTTTCCACTCGATGAACTGCGGTTATTTTTTGTAAATGATACGCTGATGTTACCAAGCGAATATTAA
- a CDS encoding single-stranded DNA-binding protein, producing the protein MSTIKNHVQLIGNVGQEPTITNLESGKKVARFSLATNEYYKDAKGEKQTDTNWHTVVAWGKTAEIVEKFVEKGKEVGISGKLKTRSYTTDDNEQRYVTEVIADEILLLGSKSDK; encoded by the coding sequence ATGAGTACTATTAAAAATCACGTACAGTTAATTGGAAACGTTGGACAAGAGCCAACCATTACGAACCTTGAAAGCGGTAAGAAAGTAGCCCGCTTCTCACTCGCTACAAACGAGTATTACAAAGATGCAAAAGGCGAAAAACAAACGGACACCAACTGGCACACCGTAGTAGCTTGGGGCAAGACTGCTGAAATCGTTGAGAAATTTGTCGAAAAAGGCAAAGAAGTTGGAATATCGGGAAAACTTAAAACCCGAAGCTATACAACTGATGATAACGAACAACGCTATGTTACCGAAGTTATAGCTGATGAAATCCTATTACTTGGAAGCAAAAGCGATAAGTAA
- a CDS encoding (2Fe-2S) ferredoxin domain-containing protein, whose protein sequence is MEEYKNNKPVIYRCDGVNCRKKKGKLLDYYIKKYKLKNKIEVDDMDCNNKCEQAPVMHLHPEDIWFSEKDLGTIVRRHILNK, encoded by the coding sequence ATGGAAGAATATAAAAATAATAAACCCGTTATTTATCGGTGTGACGGCGTTAATTGCCGAAAGAAAAAAGGAAAGCTTTTAGATTATTATATAAAGAAATACAAGTTAAAAAATAAAATTGAGGTTGACGATATGGACTGCAACAACAAGTGCGAACAAGCACCTGTTATGCATCTTCATCCAGAGGATATATGGTTTTCGGAAAAAGATTTAGGGACAATCGTTAGAAGACATATTTTAAATAAATAA
- a CDS encoding MFS transporter translates to MKLSKLLETFQALRNRLFAKLYLAQTISLLGDAFTWVGLALLAYQFGEERAAVILATALTLRVTAFIVFSPFAGVLADRISRKKILYTTHFIRMVIVGCLPFVTEEWQIYVLIFLMNVFNAFFSPTYRSIIPQIVDKSIYRQAIGLSAATYQLLGVLGPGLAGILAIWLGAREIFFVDAVTFVIAGILLLSLPKSKLDIVADEIEGKIKPTTWQDVLKGIRLLFSNQYVRFALFIEFVSAVAGALILVNTIILVKGGLELTDKDYGIIMAAFAIGAMVAAFVSGAIDKSKSRRISLIIGALILGVAISFANYLDFSMLFIVWIVAGLGQSLAEIPSETLIGETVPIEEQGKVYGSHFAFSHLWWAFAYPLAGFLGTTFPNQSFLYGGIITLIILVLVVILLRPKKHSL, encoded by the coding sequence ATGAAACTGTCAAAACTATTAGAGACCTTCCAAGCTTTACGTAATCGTTTATTCGCAAAACTTTATTTGGCACAGACCATAAGTTTATTGGGCGATGCCTTTACGTGGGTCGGGTTGGCTCTTTTGGCATATCAGTTCGGCGAAGAAAGGGCTGCGGTCATATTGGCAACAGCTCTTACTTTACGAGTTACTGCATTCATTGTATTTTCGCCTTTTGCAGGCGTATTAGCAGATAGGATTAGCCGAAAGAAAATACTCTATACCACACATTTTATCAGAATGGTTATAGTAGGTTGTCTGCCTTTCGTGACTGAAGAATGGCAAATTTATGTCCTCATTTTTCTGATGAATGTATTTAACGCATTTTTTAGTCCGACTTATCGGTCTATCATTCCGCAGATTGTAGATAAATCAATATACAGACAAGCGATAGGTTTATCGGCAGCCACGTATCAGCTGTTAGGAGTATTGGGTCCAGGCTTGGCAGGGATTTTAGCCATCTGGTTAGGTGCAAGGGAAATATTTTTTGTCGATGCTGTTACATTTGTTATCGCAGGTATTTTATTGTTGAGCCTTCCAAAAAGTAAGCTGGATATTGTTGCAGACGAAATCGAGGGTAAGATAAAGCCAACCACTTGGCAAGATGTTTTAAAGGGTATTAGACTACTATTTTCCAATCAATACGTGCGCTTCGCATTATTCATTGAATTTGTTTCTGCGGTTGCTGGCGCACTTATCTTGGTCAATACCATCATATTGGTCAAAGGTGGATTGGAACTTACAGATAAAGATTACGGAATCATTATGGCAGCTTTCGCTATTGGTGCAATGGTAGCGGCATTTGTTTCTGGAGCAATTGATAAATCCAAATCAAGACGCATATCTCTCATTATTGGAGCTCTGATTTTAGGAGTTGCCATAAGTTTTGCCAATTACCTCGATTTTTCAATGTTATTCATTGTATGGATTGTTGCCGGACTTGGTCAAAGCCTTGCGGAGATTCCATCCGAAACACTTATCGGAGAAACAGTACCCATCGAAGAACAAGGTAAAGTCTACGGTTCTCATTTTGCATTTTCACATCTATGGTGGGCATTTGCATATCCATTGGCAGGATTTTTGGGTACTACATTCCCAAATCAAAGCTTCCTTTATGGAGGCATTATTACATTAATAATATTGGTGTTAGTGGTTATTTTATTAAGACCTAAAAAACATTCATTATAA